A window from Apostichopus japonicus isolate 1M-3 chromosome 2, ASM3797524v1, whole genome shotgun sequence encodes these proteins:
- the LOC139978922 gene encoding uncharacterized protein, translating into MALVKLNENVTKKTKLLTSQHEKQAKTIKEKLAECNDEREKGAADIENRRGCEKREITVKHEEEMNRLIMKHEENMKSTDVKYDQELEEFKDNSKETEGEFFQKLGELDSNFKTLTTAKYLLTSQNKNECEEILNKCKQLIKRFENLSATSSSILACNDDWTDAQCFPDIRAASETLIEEMKQEYPELESLSDFVISDITKVIYDNVVITESAESVVDVAGIKAKGYAITGMTSSSDGNIVMTGFVSEEVSHITVTNMKGEILNQNVLNRNKRFRIQAFRYCCNLPGFNVITVCIPDEIGIYNISDSNSYQKKNISGMVKTWPDGRFVCSVTTNLAKNEIIVGTNSREVYVFDYQLNYSHIIVLPDEIKGIYGITVHDGNLLICDYWGGTSYAVTMVASGSKVVYKFTKPNLSGAALRPVSVCIGMGGFIFILWRDDSRQNPVLTQYSRDGRQLLTSMPVDNDAWYITTSVVDGEEKLVIATLSGKMYIYGLVPA; encoded by the coding sequence ATGGCGCTagtaaaattgaatgaaaatgttacaaaaaagacaaagttgtTGACAAGTCAACACGAGAAACAGGCAAAGACAATAAAGGAAAAACTTGCCGAATGTAACGATGAACGTGAAAAAGGAGCTGCAGACATAGAAAATAGAAGAGGATGTGAAAAACGTGAAATAACTGTTAAACATGAAGAGGAAATGAACCGCTTGATCATgaaacatgaagaaaatatgaaaagtaccGATGTAAAATATGACCAGGAATTGGAAGAATTTAAGGACAATAGTAAGGAAACGGAGGGTGAATTCTTTCAAAAACTCGGGGAGTTAGATAGTAATTTCAAGACCTTGACAACAGCCAAATATCTTCttacaagtcaaaacaaaaacgaatgtgAAGAAATACTAAATAAATGTAAGCAACTTATTAAACGGTTCGAAAACTTATCAGCAACGTCTTCTTCCATTCTTGCATGTAATGACGATTGGACGGACGCACAGTGTTTCCCCGACATAAGAGCAGCCAGTGAAACTTTGAtcgaagaaatgaaacaagaatatcCAGAGTtggaatctttatctgattttgtCATCAGTGATATAACAAAAGTTATATATGATAACGTTGTCATTACAGAAAGTGCAGAGTCTGTTGTTGATGTTGCGGGAATCAAAGCTAAAGGCTACGCGATCACCGGTATGACAAGTAGTAGCGATGGTAATATCGTTATGACTGGTTTTGTATCAGAAGAGGTATCACACATCACTGTCACTAACATGAAAGGAGAAATATTAAATCAGAATGTTTTAAATAGAAATAAGAGATTTCGGATTCAGGCATTTCGTTACTGTTGTAATTTGCCGGGGTTCAATGTCATTACAGTTTGCATACCGGATGAAATcggtatttataatatttctgaCTCTAATTCTTACCAAAAGAAGAACATCAGTGGTATGGTTAAGACGTGGCCAGATGGTAGATTTGTGTGCTCTGTTACCACGAATCTCGCCAAGAATGAAATCATTGTTGGTACTAACAGCAGAGAAGTGTATGTATTTGATTATCAGCTGAATTACAGTCACATCATAGTACTACCTGATGAAATCAAGGGAATATATGGTATCACTGTCCACGACGGTAATCTTCTGATCTGTGACTATTGGGGTGGGACCTCATATGCAGTTACCATGGTGGCATCAGGGAGTAAGGTGGTGTATAAGTTCACCAAACCAAATCTAAGTGGAGCTGCCTTAAGACCTGTCAGTGTGTGCATAGGCATGGGAGGGTTCATCTTTATCTTATGGCGTGATGATAGTAGGCAGAACCCTGTGCTAACACAATACAGTCGAGATGGTCGGCAATTACTAACATCAATGCCAGTTGATAACGACGCATGGTACATTACCACATCCGTAGTAGATGGTGAGGAGAAGCTCGTGATAGCCACCTTGTCTGGGAAGATGTATATATACGGACTAGTACCTGCATAG
- the LOC139978909 gene encoding uncharacterized protein, translating to MATWNPFIEDLTENFFKCSVCLDQFNEPKLLPCLHRYCNDCLRKVVQASHDGTIECPLCKQRCCIPKGGLDGFKTDFHMKSVLEFIELRKSFEKKDLKQCVSCSKDVVCSAYCFKCRDFLCDECYKVHISNRMFTDHQPSTLKLDNMAAKNLTMEEIAAMTEDPRCHFHIKEPAKLCCGTCQNEPVCLVCTHSKHKGHDLIDVTDLAQKARTLLNQNLAELSKHKTKLYALPEKVQMALVKLNENVAKKTKLLTIQYEEQAKKIKDKLAECNVEREKGAADIENRRGCEKSEMTVKHEEEMNRLIMKHQENMKSTDEKYDQELEEFKDNCKETEGEFFQKLGELDSNFKTLTTAKDLLTSQNKNECEEILNKCKQLIKRFENLSATSSSILACNDDWTDAQCVPDIRAASEPMLEEMKQEYPELESLSDFVISDITKVIYDNVVITESAESVVDIAGIKAKGYRIDDMTSSSDGNIVMTGMVSTEESHITVTNMKGEILNQKVLKRNKTFRIWAYRYCCNLPGCNVITVCIPDEIGIYNISDSSYQKTNISDMVKTWPDGRHVCSVTTNLAKNEIIVGTNSREVYVFDYQLNYSHTIVLPDVIRVSSGITVHDGSLLICDYEGRSLYAVTNVTSGSKVLYKFTKPNLSGANLKPVSVCIGLGGFIYILWHDDSRQNTVLTQYSRDGRHLLTTMPVDDDARCITTSVVDGEEKLLIATFTSGKMYIHGLVPA from the coding sequence ATGGCTACCTGGAACCCTTTCATAGAAGACCTGACAGAAAACTTCTTCAAGTGTTCTGTTTGTTTGGATCAATTTAATGAGCCGAAACTgttaccatgtcttcatcgatacTGTAACGATTGCTTGAGGAAAGTTGTTCAAGCCAGCCATGATGGGACAATTGAATGTCCACTTTGTAAACAGCGATGTTGTATACCAAAGGGTGGATTGGACGGCTTTAAGACTGATTTTCATATGAAGAGTGTGCTCGAGTTCATAGAATTGCGTAAATCATTCgaaaagaaagatttgaagCAGTGTGTGAGCTGTTCAAAGGATGTAGTATGTTCCGCTTACTGTTTTAAATGTAGAGATTTTTTATGCGACGAATGTTACAAGGTTCATATCAGTAATAGAATGTTTACTGATCACCAACCAAGCACTCTAAAATTGGATAATATGGCAGCTAAGAACCTAACCATGGAGGAAATAGCTGCAATGACGGAAGATCCCAGGtgccattttcatatcaaagaaCCAGCCAAATTGTGCTGTGGTACATGCCAAAATGAACCGGTTTGTTTAGTTTGCACTCACAGTAAGCACAAAGGTCACGATCTTATAGATGTGACTGACCTAGCCCAGAAAGCAAGGACATTACTGAATCAGAACCTGGCTGAATTAAGCAAGCACAAGACTAAACTATACGCTTTACCCGAGAAGGTTCAAATGGCGTTagtaaaattgaatgaaaatgttgcaaaaaagacaaagttgttgacaattcaataCGAGGAACaggcaaagaaaataaaggataaACTTGCCGAATGTAACGTTGAACGTGAAAAAGGAGCTGCTGACATAGAAAATAGAAGAGGATGTGAAAAAAGTGAAATGACAGTTAAACATGAAGAGGAAATGAACCGATTGATCATGAAAcatcaagaaaatatgaaaagcacCGATGAAAAATATGACCAGGAATTGGAAGAATTTAAGGACAATTGTAAGGAAACGGAGGGTGAATTCTTTCAAAAACTCGGGGAGTTAGATAGTAATTTCAAGACCTTGACAACAGCTAAAGATCTTCttacaagtcaaaacaaaaacgaatgtgAAGAAATACTAAATAAATGTAAGCAACTTATTAAACGGTTCGAAAACTTATCAGCAACGTCTTCTTCCATTCTTGCATGTAATGACGATTGGACGGACGCACAGTGTGTCCCCGACATAAGAGCAGCCAGTGAACCTATGCtcgaagaaatgaaacaagaatatccagagttagaatctttatctgattttgtCATTAGTGATATAACAAAAGTTATATATGATAACGTTGTCATTACAGAAAGCGCAGAGTCCGTTGTTGATATTGCGGGAATCAAAGCTAAAGGTTACAGGATCGATGATATGACAAGTAGTAGCGATGGTAATATCGTTATGACTGGTATGGTATCAACAGAGGAATCACACATCACTGTTACTAACATGAAAGGAGAAATATTAAATCAGAAggttttaaaaagaaataagacCTTTCGGATTTGGGCATATCGTTACTGTTGTAATTTGCCCGGGTGCAATGTCATTACAGTTTGCATACCAGATGAAATcggtatttataatatttctgaCTCTTCTTACCAAAAGACGAACATCAGTGATATGGTTAAGACGTGGCCAGATGGTAGGCATGTGTGTTCTGTTACCACGAATCTCGCCAAGAATGAAATCATTGTTGGTACTAACAGCAGAGAAGTGTATGTATTTGATTATCAGCTGAATTACAGTCACACCATAGTACTACCTGATGTAATCAGGGTATCATCTGGTATCACTGTCCACGACGGTAGTCTTCTGATCTGTGACTATGAGGGTAGGTCCTTATATGCAGTTACCAATGTGACATCAGGGAGTAAGGTGCTGTATAAGTTCACCAAACCAAATCTAAGTGGAGCTAACCTTAAACCTGTTAGTGTGTGCATAGGCTTGGGAGGGTTCATCTACATCTTATGGCATGATGATAGTAGGCAGAACACTGTGCTAACACAATACAGTCGAGATGGTAGGCACCTACTAACAACAATGCCAGTTGATGACGACGCACGGTGCATTACCACATCCGTAGTAGATGGTGAGGAGAAGCTCTTGATAGCTACCTTTACGTCGGGGAAGATGTATATACACGGACTAGTACCTGCATAG